A DNA window from Nocardioides palaemonis contains the following coding sequences:
- a CDS encoding FAD:protein FMN transferase, with protein sequence MSAVAAARPRTTRQVVQVMGMPISLALRGRHATTPAGERAWLEAVATLRNVDRVFSTYRADSHVSRLGRGEIGLAECPPEVAEVLAIGELARIQSGGAFDVRRPGPDGRTVLDPSGVVKGWAVERAARALLALDDTDVCLSAGGDMVCHVADPDRDPWLVGIEDPHDPSRVLARVPIRHGAVATSGTAHRGTHIVDARTGATAVGVAQVTVVGADLTWTDVDATAAYALGAGALAWLATRTGRAGLVVWEDGRCETFGRAA encoded by the coding sequence GTGAGCGCCGTGGCCGCAGCCCGCCCGCGCACCACCCGCCAGGTGGTGCAGGTGATGGGCATGCCGATCAGCCTGGCGCTGCGCGGCCGGCACGCCACGACGCCGGCCGGGGAGCGCGCCTGGCTCGAGGCCGTCGCGACGCTGCGCAACGTCGACCGGGTCTTCTCCACCTACCGTGCCGACTCGCACGTCAGCCGGCTCGGCCGCGGCGAGATCGGGCTGGCCGAGTGCCCTCCCGAGGTCGCGGAGGTGCTCGCCATCGGCGAGCTCGCCCGGATCCAGTCGGGCGGTGCGTTCGACGTACGCCGCCCCGGCCCCGACGGTCGCACCGTGCTCGACCCGAGCGGGGTGGTGAAGGGCTGGGCGGTCGAGCGCGCGGCCCGGGCGCTGCTCGCGCTCGACGACACCGACGTGTGCCTGTCCGCGGGCGGCGACATGGTCTGCCACGTCGCCGACCCGGACCGCGACCCGTGGCTGGTCGGGATCGAGGACCCCCACGACCCGTCCCGCGTGCTGGCCCGGGTGCCGATCCGGCACGGGGCGGTCGCCACGTCGGGCACCGCCCACCGCGGCACGCACATCGTCGACGCCCGCACCGGGGCGACCGCCGTCGGTGTCGCGCAGGTGACGGTGGTCGGCGCCGACCTCACGTGGACCGACGTCGACGCCACCGCGGCGTACGCCCTCGGCGCAGGAGCGCTGGCGTGGCTCGCGACCCGCACGGGCCGCGCCGGCCTCGTGGTGTGGGAGGACGGCCGCTGCGAGACGTTCGGACGGGCGGCCTGA
- a CDS encoding ferredoxin reductase family protein, whose product MTTLDAARVPHPAPVRATRAHADQLVRTASTALLGGALLLVTTWWASDGGVTALGAWSTALTSVGQWTGLVASVLLLVQVLLMARLPLVEGSWGQDRLVHLHRWVGFSSFTLMLVHIVLITWGYAAGRLLETPGMFWQLVVDSPGMLLAAAGTVALVMVVVTSLRAARRRLRYESWHLMHLYAYLGVGLALPHQLWTGASFTSSPGRTLFWWSAWGTTAVAVLVWRVLLPLVRTLRHELVVAGVVHEAPDVVTVHLTGRHLHRMRVSPGQYFNWRFLDREGWTRANPYSISSAPDGRHLRVTIKHAGDGSSAASRLVPGSRVAVEGPYGRLTPRVRTRRKVALIGAGVGITPLRSLAEGLDYAPGEAVLLHRWTTEPLFAGELAHLGATRGLQVVDLPGRRRHPDSWLGDAPLADDTTLLHHWVPDLAERDVWVCGPGPWADAVRRSCLALGVPARRIHVESFGW is encoded by the coding sequence ATGACAACCCTCGACGCCGCCCGGGTCCCGCACCCGGCCCCCGTGCGGGCCACCCGGGCACACGCCGACCAGCTGGTGCGGACCGCGTCCACGGCGCTGCTCGGGGGCGCCCTCCTCCTCGTCACCACGTGGTGGGCGTCCGACGGCGGCGTCACCGCGCTCGGCGCCTGGTCCACCGCGCTCACCTCGGTGGGGCAGTGGACCGGGCTCGTCGCGTCGGTGCTGCTCCTCGTGCAGGTGCTGCTGATGGCGCGGCTGCCGCTGGTGGAGGGCTCGTGGGGCCAGGACCGGCTGGTGCACCTGCACCGCTGGGTCGGGTTCTCGTCGTTCACCCTGATGCTGGTGCACATCGTGCTCATCACCTGGGGCTACGCCGCGGGCCGGCTCCTGGAGACGCCGGGCATGTTCTGGCAGCTGGTCGTCGACAGCCCCGGCATGCTGCTCGCCGCGGCTGGCACCGTCGCGCTGGTGATGGTGGTGGTGACCAGCCTGCGGGCGGCCCGCCGCCGGCTGCGCTACGAGTCGTGGCACCTGATGCACCTCTACGCCTACCTCGGCGTCGGGCTGGCGCTCCCGCACCAGCTGTGGACCGGCGCCAGCTTCACCTCCTCGCCGGGGCGCACGCTCTTCTGGTGGTCCGCATGGGGGACCACCGCCGTCGCGGTGCTGGTGTGGCGGGTGCTGCTGCCGCTGGTCCGCACGCTGCGCCACGAGCTGGTCGTCGCGGGCGTGGTCCACGAGGCGCCGGACGTGGTCACGGTCCACCTGACCGGCCGGCACCTGCACCGGATGCGGGTCTCGCCCGGCCAGTACTTCAACTGGCGCTTCCTGGACCGCGAGGGCTGGACCCGCGCCAACCCGTACTCGATCTCGTCGGCCCCCGACGGCCGGCACCTCCGGGTCACCATCAAGCACGCCGGCGACGGCAGCAGCGCTGCCTCGCGCCTGGTCCCCGGCAGCCGGGTCGCCGTCGAGGGCCCCTACGGGCGGCTCACCCCGCGGGTCCGGACGCGCCGCAAGGTCGCGCTGATCGGCGCCGGCGTCGGCATCACCCCGCTGCGCTCGCTGGCCGAGGGTCTCGACTACGCGCCCGGCGAGGCGGTCCTGCTGCACCGCTGGACCACCGAGCCGCTGTTCGCCGGCGAGCTGGCCCACCTCGGCGCCACCCGGGGCCTGCAGGTCGTCGACCTGCCCGGCCGGCGACGTCACCCCGACTCGTGGCTCGGTGATGCCCCGCTCGCCGACGACACCACGCTGCTCCACCACTGGGTGCCCGACCTCGCCGAGCGCGACGTCTGGGTCTGCGGCCCCGGGCCGTGGGCCGACGCGGTGCGGCGCAGCTGCCTGGCGCTGGGCGTCCCCGCCCGGCGGATCCACGTCGAGAGCTTCGGGTGGTGA
- a CDS encoding septum formation family protein — translation MSGLLRALTAAVALVVVLTGCSSGDADPGAETPAAAPSSESTAAEEPAPDPGSRPRVGECHALTFRQAVTVAGRTAPVPCRRPHTAETFFVGRLDLDTKAGHTRRPDSRAAQAQARRACTTRLPRHLGRDPRDLRLSMAQAVWFTPSPARAEAGADWFRCDVVVVAAPRTLLRLPRRTKGWSEAPGTAMCATAAPGSKGFRRVTCQSPHSWVAVATVDIPGTRLPKEAVIADRMEAPCRDAARTRAGDPLDLTWSQESPTADQWSAGRRYGICWAPA, via the coding sequence GTGAGCGGGCTGCTGCGGGCGCTGACTGCTGCGGTCGCCCTGGTCGTGGTGCTCACCGGCTGCTCCTCCGGGGACGCCGACCCCGGTGCGGAGACGCCCGCGGCGGCCCCCTCGTCGGAGTCGACCGCCGCCGAGGAGCCGGCGCCCGACCCCGGCTCGCGACCCCGGGTCGGTGAGTGCCACGCCCTGACGTTCCGGCAGGCCGTCACCGTCGCCGGGCGCACCGCCCCGGTCCCGTGCCGGCGGCCGCACACCGCCGAGACCTTCTTCGTCGGCCGCCTCGACCTGGACACGAAGGCCGGCCACACCCGCCGCCCCGACTCGCGGGCGGCGCAGGCACAGGCGCGACGTGCGTGCACCACGCGGTTGCCCCGGCACCTCGGGCGCGACCCGCGCGACCTGCGGCTCAGCATGGCGCAGGCCGTCTGGTTCACCCCGAGCCCCGCACGGGCCGAAGCCGGTGCCGACTGGTTCCGCTGCGACGTCGTGGTCGTCGCGGCACCCCGCACGCTGCTGCGCCTGCCGCGGAGGACGAAGGGCTGGTCGGAGGCGCCCGGCACCGCGATGTGCGCAACCGCTGCCCCGGGCAGCAAGGGCTTCCGGCGCGTGACCTGCCAGTCGCCGCACTCGTGGGTCGCGGTCGCCACGGTCGACATCCCCGGCACCCGGCTCCCGAAGGAGGCCGTGATCGCCGACCGGATGGAGGCGCCCTGCCGCGACGCCGCCCGGACCCGCGCGGGCGACCCGCTCGACCTCACCTGGTCGCAGGAGAGCCCGACGGCCGACCAGTGGTCCGCCGGCCGGCGCTACGGGATCTGCTGGGCGCCAGCCTGA
- a CDS encoding class I SAM-dependent methyltransferase → MGFDVAGEAYDRFMGRYSRPLAARFADFLGVEAGQHALDVGCGPGALTEQLVARLGATHVAAIDPSEPFVAACRDRFPGVDVRKGAAESLPFDDGVHDVAAACLVVHFMKDPVGGLAEMARVTRTDGIVGATVWDLAANRAPMRPVWEAMAEIVPDHPGERDFPGGSRASLVAVLEGAGLRDVASEELTVTVAHPTFEEWWEPYLHGVGPVGDALASLGDGGRERLEEVLRRTLGPGPFELTATAYAARGLA, encoded by the coding sequence GTGGGATTCGACGTGGCGGGTGAGGCCTACGACCGGTTCATGGGTCGGTACTCGCGACCGCTCGCGGCCCGGTTCGCCGACTTCCTGGGGGTCGAGGCGGGCCAGCACGCCCTCGACGTCGGCTGTGGTCCGGGTGCCCTGACCGAGCAGCTGGTCGCCCGGCTCGGAGCGACCCACGTGGCGGCGATCGACCCGTCCGAGCCGTTCGTCGCCGCCTGCCGCGACCGCTTCCCCGGCGTCGACGTGCGCAAGGGAGCCGCGGAGTCGCTGCCCTTCGACGACGGCGTCCACGACGTCGCCGCGGCGTGCCTGGTCGTGCACTTCATGAAGGACCCGGTCGGCGGGCTCGCCGAGATGGCGCGCGTGACCCGCACTGACGGGATCGTCGGGGCGACCGTGTGGGACCTCGCCGCCAACCGCGCCCCGATGCGGCCCGTCTGGGAGGCGATGGCCGAGATCGTCCCCGACCACCCGGGCGAGCGCGACTTCCCGGGCGGCTCGCGGGCGAGCCTCGTGGCGGTCCTCGAGGGCGCCGGGCTGCGCGACGTGGCGTCGGAGGAGCTGACCGTGACGGTGGCCCACCCGACGTTCGAGGAGTGGTGGGAGCCCTACCTGCACGGCGTCGGCCCGGTGGGCGACGCCCTCGCCTCGCTCGGGGACGGCGGGCGCGAGCGCCTCGAGGAGGTCCTGCGCCGCACCCTCGGGCCCGGGCCGTTCGAGCTCACCGCGACGGCCTACGCGGCCCGCGGGCTCGCCTGA
- a CDS encoding VOC family protein, protein MPVNFQLTVDCADPDLLARFWAAALDYVLAPPPEGHESWDAFYRSVGVPEDELGGGHDRIVDPRGEGPMLWFQVVPETKQVKNRFHLDVNASGGRSHQLDVRRERIDAAVARLVDLGATRVRTSFDDEADHYAVAMLDPEGNEFDVF, encoded by the coding sequence ATGCCCGTGAACTTCCAGCTCACCGTCGACTGCGCTGACCCCGACCTGCTCGCCCGCTTCTGGGCCGCCGCCCTCGACTACGTCCTCGCGCCCCCGCCCGAGGGCCACGAGTCGTGGGACGCGTTCTACCGGTCGGTGGGCGTCCCGGAGGACGAGCTCGGAGGAGGACACGACCGCATCGTCGATCCCCGGGGAGAGGGACCGATGCTGTGGTTCCAGGTGGTCCCGGAGACCAAGCAGGTCAAGAACCGGTTCCACCTCGACGTCAACGCCAGCGGTGGCAGGTCCCACCAGCTCGACGTACGCCGCGAGCGCATCGACGCGGCGGTCGCCCGCCTCGTCGACCTCGGCGCGACCCGCGTCCGGACGTCGTTCGACGACGAGGCCGACCACTACGCCGTCGCGATGCTCGATCCGGAGGGCAACGAGTTCGACGTGTTCTGA
- a CDS encoding FMN-binding protein — protein sequence MGRIIAWASTTVTMLVLLFGYHTSTSSTVAGQVADTVISSGTVAGSGSGSGSGSGSGSGSGSGSGSGSGSGSGTAASGGTSGSTGSGSSGSATQVTGSVVQTRYGPVQVQLSVSGGKVDSVSVLQYPSGDPRSSQISNYALPVLADETVSAQSSSIDMVSGATFTSTGYVQSLQSALDQAGL from the coding sequence ATGGGACGCATCATCGCCTGGGCCTCGACCACCGTCACGATGCTGGTGCTGCTCTTCGGCTACCACACCTCCACGTCCTCCACCGTCGCCGGACAGGTCGCCGACACGGTGATCTCCTCCGGCACCGTGGCCGGCTCCGGCTCCGGCTCCGGCTCCGGCTCCGGCTCCGGGTCCGGCTCCGGCTCCGGCTCCGGGTCCGGCTCCGGGTCCGGCTCGGGGACGGCCGCGTCCGGCGGGACCTCCGGCTCCACCGGATCGGGCTCGTCCGGCTCGGCCACCCAGGTCACCGGCTCCGTGGTCCAGACGCGGTACGGCCCGGTGCAGGTGCAGCTCTCGGTCAGCGGCGGCAAGGTCGACAGCGTGTCGGTCCTCCAGTACCCCTCGGGCGACCCGCGCAGCTCCCAGATCAGCAACTACGCGCTGCCGGTGCTGGCCGACGAGACGGTCTCCGCCCAGAGCAGCTCGATCGACATGGTCAGCGGCGCCACCTTCACCAGCACCGGCTACGTCCAGTCGCTGCAGAGCGCGCTCGACCAGGCGGGGCTGTGA
- a CDS encoding alpha/beta fold hydrolase translates to MLVSERIGQLFVESDGGRDRLEYTEYGSGDQWVVLLHGLLMPRRMQQPLARAMAAQGLHVVTLDLLGHGRSDQPADPLVYSMTSFGEQVVALLDHLGAEQAVVGGTSLGANVALEVAVIAPDRVRGLVVEMPVLNNALVAGIVAFVPIMFAARYAPFTANALQRAARSVPRGLVPFWAGIALDTVDHRAETTAAMLHGVIFGRVAPSSRQRRSIQAPTLVVGHPVDPIHPFVDADMLAAELPHVRIERATSILEWRFRPERLTRAATDFALDCWSAGAARAGRSRKR, encoded by the coding sequence ATGCTGGTGAGCGAGCGGATCGGACAGCTCTTCGTCGAGTCCGACGGCGGCCGCGACCGGCTGGAGTACACCGAGTACGGCTCCGGCGACCAGTGGGTCGTGCTGCTCCACGGCCTGCTGATGCCGCGCCGGATGCAGCAGCCGCTCGCCCGGGCGATGGCCGCGCAGGGCCTGCACGTCGTCACCCTCGACCTGCTCGGCCACGGCCGGTCGGACCAGCCGGCCGACCCGCTCGTCTACTCGATGACGTCGTTCGGCGAGCAGGTGGTGGCGCTGCTCGACCACCTCGGTGCCGAGCAGGCCGTGGTGGGCGGCACCTCGCTCGGCGCCAACGTCGCCCTCGAGGTCGCGGTGATCGCCCCGGACCGGGTGCGGGGCCTGGTCGTCGAGATGCCCGTCCTCAACAACGCGCTCGTGGCGGGGATCGTCGCGTTCGTGCCGATCATGTTCGCCGCCCGCTACGCCCCGTTCACCGCCAACGCGTTGCAGCGTGCCGCCCGGTCGGTGCCGCGCGGGCTGGTGCCGTTCTGGGCCGGGATCGCGCTCGACACCGTCGACCACCGCGCGGAGACCACCGCCGCGATGCTGCACGGCGTGATCTTCGGGCGCGTCGCGCCGTCGTCGCGCCAGCGGCGCTCGATCCAGGCGCCGACGCTGGTCGTCGGGCACCCCGTCGACCCGATCCACCCGTTCGTCGACGCCGACATGCTCGCCGCCGAGCTCCCACACGTACGCATCGAGCGCGCGACGTCCATCCTCGAGTGGCGGTTCCGGCCCGAGCGGCTCACCCGGGCCGCCACGGACTTCGCGCTCGACTGCTGGAGCGCCGGCGCCGCCCGCGCCGGTCGCAGCCGGAAACGCTGA
- a CDS encoding flavodoxin family protein has protein sequence MPSLLVVHHSPTASVAALTDAVLGGASDEAITGVDVVVRPALQAGADDVLAADGILLGTPANFGYMSGALKHFLDTVFLRVGGSLSDDGAAAAASGGRTPYGLYVHGRYDTAGAVRSVQAIVGALPWRQAAPVLEVLGDVGATEREQAHELGGTLAALVMA, from the coding sequence ATGCCCTCGTTGCTGGTGGTCCACCACTCCCCGACCGCGTCGGTGGCAGCCCTCACCGACGCGGTGCTCGGGGGTGCCTCGGACGAGGCGATCACCGGCGTCGACGTGGTGGTGCGCCCGGCCCTGCAGGCCGGCGCCGACGACGTGCTGGCCGCCGACGGGATCCTCCTCGGGACCCCGGCCAACTTCGGCTACATGAGCGGCGCGCTCAAGCACTTCCTCGACACCGTCTTCCTCCGGGTGGGCGGCTCGCTGTCCGACGACGGGGCGGCCGCGGCGGCGTCCGGCGGGCGCACGCCGTACGGGCTCTACGTCCACGGGCGCTACGACACCGCGGGCGCGGTGCGCTCGGTGCAGGCGATCGTCGGGGCGCTGCCGTGGCGGCAGGCCGCGCCGGTGCTGGAGGTGCTCGGCGACGTCGGCGCCACCGAGCGGGAGCAGGCGCACGAGCTCGGCGGCACGCTTGCCGCCCTGGTGATGGCGTGA
- a CDS encoding DUF222 domain-containing protein, translating into MSETLAAPEEEVAHDDLADLDASTLLVSIRDSRRHEHAEAARQLALAARWADLHPPESIHHAATFTSRGAGTEQSEPIAGDGCPLVAEFCIPELGAVLGISSTAAKRLIGQALELRHRLPRLWALVHAGHVPAWRARMVAETTIHTVPTLTREAAGWVDTQIAAVAGKLGTAQLDRLVAEAIKRHDLDAASRPDTAHGEDDADFAADRHLSTDARHATIDSRHIHYDGLMRMEAMLDLADALDLDQALAHRAEVFKALGSTAPLDARRAAALGDLARTQTALDLHHQATSRPPQHEQSQNQPAPPEPTEQPEQPERPEQPESTQPEPTEPASDTLPAAREVVLHVHLDAQLLTDDTGQVVETVFGPTARLEKGQRLALLEQVQTWCATSRTKVTIRPVIDLNAELTSPGYPVPDRIREQVILRDRTCVFPWCTRPARACDIDHITPYDHGAEADDRPQPGPTATSNLAALCRSHHRLKTHTPWRYEHLRPGVFEWTSPHGHHYLRDHHGTTALDPPAVTIGPPGLVTGLRPSSTNEHDEPGEPSDSRP; encoded by the coding sequence ATGAGCGAGACGCTGGCAGCACCCGAGGAAGAGGTCGCACACGACGACCTGGCCGACCTCGACGCCTCGACGCTGCTCGTCTCGATCCGCGACTCCCGCCGCCACGAGCACGCCGAAGCCGCTCGACAGCTCGCCCTCGCCGCCCGCTGGGCCGACCTCCACCCACCCGAGTCGATCCACCACGCCGCGACCTTCACCAGCCGCGGCGCAGGCACCGAGCAGAGCGAACCCATCGCCGGCGACGGCTGCCCCCTCGTCGCCGAGTTCTGCATCCCCGAGCTCGGCGCCGTCCTCGGCATCTCCAGCACCGCCGCCAAGCGGCTCATCGGCCAGGCATTGGAGCTGCGCCACCGACTCCCCCGCCTCTGGGCCCTCGTCCACGCCGGGCACGTCCCCGCCTGGCGTGCCCGGATGGTCGCCGAGACCACCATCCACACCGTCCCCACCCTCACCCGCGAAGCCGCCGGCTGGGTCGACACCCAGATCGCGGCCGTCGCCGGGAAACTCGGCACCGCCCAGCTCGACCGCCTCGTGGCCGAGGCCATCAAGCGCCACGACCTCGACGCGGCGTCCCGACCCGACACCGCCCACGGCGAGGACGACGCCGACTTCGCTGCCGACCGCCACCTCTCCACCGACGCCCGCCACGCCACCATCGACTCCCGCCACATCCACTACGACGGCCTCATGCGCATGGAGGCGATGCTCGACCTCGCCGACGCCCTCGACCTCGACCAGGCCCTCGCCCACCGCGCCGAGGTGTTCAAGGCCCTCGGCTCAACCGCACCCCTCGACGCCCGACGAGCCGCCGCGCTCGGCGACCTCGCCCGCACCCAGACCGCCCTCGACCTCCACCACCAGGCCACCAGCCGGCCCCCACAGCACGAGCAGTCCCAGAACCAGCCGGCCCCGCCCGAGCCGACCGAGCAGCCCGAGCAGCCCGAGCGGCCGGAGCAGCCCGAGTCGACCCAGCCTGAGCCCACCGAGCCGGCGAGCGACACCCTCCCCGCGGCCCGCGAGGTCGTCCTCCACGTCCACCTCGACGCCCAGCTGCTCACCGACGACACCGGTCAGGTCGTCGAGACCGTGTTCGGTCCCACCGCACGACTCGAGAAGGGTCAGCGGCTCGCGCTGCTCGAGCAGGTCCAGACCTGGTGCGCGACCTCGCGCACCAAGGTGACCATCCGTCCCGTCATCGACCTCAATGCCGAGCTCACCAGCCCCGGCTACCCCGTCCCCGACCGGATCCGCGAACAGGTGATCCTCCGCGACCGCACCTGCGTCTTCCCCTGGTGCACCCGCCCCGCCCGGGCCTGCGACATCGACCACATCACCCCCTACGACCACGGTGCGGAAGCCGACGACCGACCACAACCCGGACCGACAGCCACCTCCAACCTCGCCGCCCTCTGCAGGTCACACCACCGCCTCAAGACCCACACCCCCTGGCGCTATGAGCACCTGCGCCCCGGCGTCTTCGAGTGGACCAGCCCCCACGGCCACCACTACCTCCGCGACCACCACGGCACGACCGCCCTCGACCCACCCGCGGTGACGATCGGGCCACCAGGTCTCGTGACGGGACTTCGTCCCTCCTCGACCAACGAGCACGACGAGCCCGGCGAGCCCAGCGACAGCCGACCATGA
- the leuA gene encoding 2-isopropylmalate synthase, whose amino-acid sequence MTNLSNTANSQGASPMPFGRYTPFVPVDVPDRTWPTKKVEKAPRWLSTDLRDGNQALIDPMTPARKLTMFELLVQMGYKEIEVGFPSASQTDFDFVRKLVEEDRIPDDVQISVLTQAREDLIERTIDSLVGAPRATVHLYNATAPLFQRVVFNVTPDECRNIAVRGTEMVMKYAEERLGSIVGTQDFGYQYSPEIFTQSDTDFALSVCEAVSDVWQPEAGREIILNLPATVEMSTPNTYADQIEYFGRGLTRREHSAISLHPHNDRGTAVAATELALMAGADRVEGCLFGHGERTGNVDLVTLGMNLFSQGIDPQVDFSDIDEVRRTVEYCTGLPVHPRHPYAGDLVYTAFSGSHQDAIKKGLEDLDRKAAALGVEVGELPWEAPYLPIDPKDVGRTYEAVIRVNSQSGKGGVAYVLKSEHKLDLPRRAQIEFSRVVQHHTDAEGGEVTPEEIWSIFRSEYLDREVPLKLNSVHTSSAAGEKDQLTVGVYVDGERRELTGQGNGPIAAFVDAIAEVGHDVRVLDYAEHALSAGGDAIAAAYVECAVGDKVVWGVGLDANIVTASLKAVISAVNRA is encoded by the coding sequence ATGACCAACCTGAGCAACACCGCCAACAGCCAGGGCGCGAGCCCGATGCCGTTCGGCCGCTACACGCCGTTCGTGCCCGTCGACGTGCCCGACCGCACCTGGCCGACGAAGAAGGTCGAGAAGGCGCCGCGCTGGCTCTCCACCGACCTGCGCGACGGCAACCAGGCACTCATCGACCCGATGACCCCGGCCCGCAAGCTGACGATGTTCGAGCTGCTCGTGCAGATGGGCTACAAGGAGATCGAGGTCGGCTTCCCGAGCGCCAGCCAGACCGATTTCGACTTCGTGCGCAAGCTCGTCGAGGAGGACCGGATCCCCGACGACGTCCAGATCTCGGTGCTGACCCAGGCCCGTGAGGACCTCATCGAGCGCACCATCGACTCGCTGGTCGGTGCCCCCCGCGCCACCGTCCACCTCTACAACGCCACCGCTCCGCTCTTCCAGCGCGTGGTCTTCAACGTCACCCCCGACGAGTGCCGCAACATCGCCGTGCGCGGCACCGAGATGGTGATGAAGTACGCCGAGGAGCGCCTCGGCAGCATCGTCGGCACCCAGGACTTCGGCTACCAGTACAGCCCCGAGATCTTCACCCAGTCCGACACCGACTTCGCGCTGAGCGTCTGCGAGGCCGTGTCCGACGTGTGGCAGCCCGAGGCGGGCCGCGAGATCATCCTCAACCTGCCGGCCACGGTCGAGATGTCGACGCCGAACACCTACGCCGACCAGATCGAGTACTTCGGCCGCGGGCTCACCCGGCGCGAGCACTCGGCGATCAGCCTGCACCCGCACAACGACCGCGGCACGGCCGTCGCTGCCACCGAGCTGGCGCTGATGGCCGGCGCCGACCGCGTCGAGGGCTGCCTGTTCGGCCACGGCGAGCGCACCGGCAACGTCGACCTGGTGACCCTCGGCATGAACCTGTTCAGCCAGGGCATCGACCCGCAGGTCGACTTCAGCGACATCGACGAGGTGCGCCGCACCGTCGAGTACTGCACCGGGCTGCCAGTCCACCCGCGCCACCCGTACGCCGGCGACCTGGTCTACACGGCCTTCTCCGGGTCCCACCAGGACGCCATCAAGAAGGGCCTGGAGGACCTGGACCGCAAGGCCGCCGCGCTCGGCGTCGAGGTGGGCGAGCTGCCGTGGGAGGCGCCGTACCTCCCGATCGACCCCAAGGACGTCGGCCGCACCTACGAGGCGGTCATCCGGGTCAACAGCCAGTCCGGCAAGGGCGGCGTGGCCTACGTCCTGAAGTCCGAGCACAAGCTCGACCTGCCGCGGCGCGCCCAGATCGAGTTCAGCCGCGTCGTGCAGCACCACACCGACGCCGAGGGTGGCGAGGTCACGCCCGAGGAGATCTGGTCGATCTTCCGGTCCGAGTACCTCGACCGCGAGGTCCCGCTGAAGCTCAACTCGGTGCACACCTCCAGCGCCGCGGGCGAGAAGGACCAGCTCACGGTCGGGGTCTACGTCGACGGCGAGCGCCGCGAGCTCACCGGGCAGGGCAACGGCCCGATCGCGGCCTTCGTCGACGCCATCGCCGAGGTCGGCCACGACGTCCGCGTGCTCGACTACGCCGAGCACGCGCTCTCGGCGGGCGGCGACGCGATCGCCGCGGCCTACGTCGAGTGCGCGGTGGGGGACAAGGTCGTGTGGGGCGTCGGCCTCGACGCCAACATCGTGACCGCCTCGCTCAAGGCCGTGATCAGCGCGGTCAACCGCGCCTGA